A genomic segment from Streptosporangium roseum DSM 43021 encodes:
- a CDS encoding inorganic diphosphatase, with amino-acid sequence MEFDVLVEIPKGQRNKYEVDHESGRIRLDRMLFTSTQYPADYGFIENTLGEDGDPLDALVLLQEPTFPGCLIKCRAVGMFRMTDEKGGDDKVLCVPATDPRMEHIRDIHHVPEFDRLEIQHFFEVYKDLEPGKSVEGANWVGRVEAEEEIVRSIRREKDNQH; translated from the coding sequence GTGGAGTTCGACGTTCTCGTTGAGATTCCCAAGGGGCAACGGAACAAGTATGAGGTGGACCACGAGTCCGGGCGGATCAGGCTCGACCGGATGCTCTTCACCTCCACGCAGTACCCCGCCGACTACGGCTTCATCGAGAACACCCTCGGTGAGGACGGCGACCCCCTCGACGCCCTGGTGCTGCTCCAGGAGCCGACCTTCCCCGGCTGCCTGATCAAGTGCCGCGCGGTCGGCATGTTCCGCATGACCGATGAGAAGGGCGGCGACGACAAGGTCCTGTGCGTTCCCGCCACGGACCCCCGGATGGAGCACATCCGCGACATCCACCACGTGCCGGAGTTCGACCGCCTGGAGATCCAGCACTTCTTCGAGGTCTACAAGGACCTGGAGCCCGGCAAGTCCGTCGAGGGCGCCAACTGGGTCGGCCGGGTCGAGGCCGAGGAGGAGATCGTCCGCTCCATCAGGCGCGAGAAGGACAACCAGCACTGA
- a CDS encoding ABC-F family ATP-binding cassette domain-containing protein, giving the protein MGHVEVGHLTYVLPDGRPLLDDVSFRIGEGVKAALVGPNGAGKTTLMRLIAGDLQPVEGSVASSGGLGIMRQFIGSIRDGRTVHDLLVSVAPQRVRQAAERLDAAELVMMEREDEKAQMRYAQAITDYTDAGGYDIEVLWDTCAMAALGMPYDDCKYREVNTLSGGEQKRLVLEALLRGPDQTLLLDEPDNYLDVPGKLWLEQALRETPKTVVLVSHDRQLLANAADRIVTVESGNIWIHGGGFGTYAQARKDRSERLDELKKRWDEEHAKIKRLVLMLKQKAKYMDTMAAAYHSAQTRLRRFEEAGPPEAAPREQLISMRLKGGRTAKRAVICESLELTGLMKPFDLEIWYGERVAVLGSNGSGKSHFLRLIAGEDVRHTGVARLGSRVVPGHFAQTHARPELVGRTPCEIVMTEHARLKNEAMKALSRYELAGTIAEQRFETLSGGQQARLQILLLELSGTTLLLLDEPTDNLDLASAEALQEGLNAFDGTVVAVTHDRWFADDFDRYLVFGSDGKVYESPEPVWDETRVVRQR; this is encoded by the coding sequence GTGGGACACGTAGAGGTCGGCCATCTGACGTACGTACTGCCGGATGGGCGGCCGTTGCTGGACGATGTGTCCTTCCGGATCGGTGAAGGGGTCAAGGCCGCGCTCGTCGGGCCCAACGGGGCGGGCAAGACGACGTTGATGCGGCTGATCGCCGGGGACCTGCAGCCGGTCGAGGGGAGTGTCGCCAGCTCCGGCGGGCTGGGGATCATGCGCCAGTTCATCGGCAGCATCCGCGACGGGCGGACGGTGCACGACCTGCTGGTCAGCGTCGCCCCGCAGCGCGTACGGCAGGCGGCCGAGCGGCTGGACGCCGCCGAGCTGGTGATGATGGAGCGCGAGGACGAGAAGGCCCAGATGCGCTACGCGCAGGCCATCACGGACTACACCGACGCGGGCGGCTACGACATCGAGGTGCTCTGGGACACCTGCGCGATGGCCGCGCTCGGCATGCCGTACGACGACTGCAAATACCGCGAGGTCAACACGTTGTCGGGCGGTGAGCAGAAGCGGCTGGTGCTGGAGGCACTGCTGCGGGGGCCGGACCAGACGCTGCTGCTGGACGAGCCGGACAACTACCTGGACGTGCCGGGCAAGCTCTGGCTGGAGCAGGCGCTGCGCGAGACGCCCAAGACAGTGGTGCTGGTCAGCCACGACAGGCAGCTCCTGGCCAACGCGGCCGACCGGATCGTCACCGTCGAGTCGGGCAACATCTGGATCCACGGTGGCGGGTTCGGCACCTACGCCCAGGCCCGCAAGGATCGCAGCGAGCGCCTCGACGAGCTGAAGAAGCGCTGGGACGAGGAGCACGCCAAGATCAAGCGGCTGGTCCTCATGCTCAAGCAGAAGGCCAAATACATGGACACCATGGCCGCCGCCTACCACTCGGCCCAGACCCGGCTGCGCAGGTTCGAGGAGGCCGGGCCGCCGGAGGCGGCGCCCAGGGAGCAGCTCATCAGCATGCGGCTCAAGGGCGGCCGGACCGCCAAGCGGGCGGTGATCTGCGAGAGCCTGGAGCTCACCGGCCTGATGAAGCCGTTCGACCTGGAGATCTGGTACGGCGAGCGGGTCGCGGTGCTGGGATCCAACGGCTCCGGCAAGTCACACTTCCTGCGCCTGATCGCCGGTGAGGACGTCCGGCACACCGGCGTGGCCAGGCTCGGCTCCCGGGTCGTCCCCGGCCACTTCGCGCAGACCCACGCCCGCCCGGAGCTCGTCGGCCGGACTCCCTGCGAGATCGTCATGACCGAGCACGCCCGGCTGAAGAACGAGGCGATGAAGGCGCTGTCCCGCTACGAGCTGGCCGGGACCATCGCCGAGCAGCGGTTCGAGACGCTGTCCGGCGGGCAGCAGGCGCGGCTGCAGATCCTGCTGCTCGAACTGTCCGGCACGACGCTGCTGCTGCTGGACGAGCCGACCGACAACCTCGACCTGGCCAGCGCCGAAGCGCTGCAGGAGGGGCTGAACGCCTTCGACGGCACCGTGGTCGCGGTCACCCACGACCGCTGGTTCGCCGACGACTTCGACCGTTATCTCGTCTTCGGTTCGGATGGAAAGGTATACGAATCCCCCGAACCGGTCTGGGATGAGACGAGGGTAGTGCGCCAGCGTTAA
- the dacB gene encoding D-alanyl-D-alanine carboxypeptidase/D-alanyl-D-alanine endopeptidase: protein MALVTLVLLQIFVVAAGAHLLTSGLLVEKAPGSAAPAEPPPVPVITASPVLAAGGNGPLPAKSTLAGRLTEALGDPALGGNVGAVVLDAETGATLFGSGADGGVTPASTTKLVTSVASLASLGPDARLSTRVVRGSSPGSIVLVGGGDPTLTARKPSAVPAYPQPASLASLALRTARALKAAGTTKVTVAYDDGLYTGPTISRTWKPNYVPDGEAAPVTALMVDEGRVAPGIRQRVADPSRAAHGAFVSMLSKQGIAVSRSARRVKAPAGAQEIARVDSAPVYALVERALTLSDNDLSEALARQVAIKEGRPASFDGAAAAVHQVLTRLKAAEGVRVFDGSGLSPRNRITPMGLARLIAVAASPANPRLHPIVSGMPIAGFSGTLGHRFGRIHSAYGLIRAKTGTLNGVSTLAGMTTTRAGRLVTFAFMADDIPAGRNAEAALDRLAATVAAS from the coding sequence GTGGCCTTGGTCACTCTCGTCTTGCTGCAGATTTTCGTCGTCGCGGCCGGCGCCCACCTGCTGACCAGCGGTCTGCTGGTCGAGAAGGCGCCCGGATCGGCCGCTCCGGCGGAGCCGCCTCCCGTCCCGGTCATCACCGCGAGTCCGGTGCTGGCCGCGGGGGGGAACGGACCTCTCCCGGCCAAGAGTACTTTGGCGGGGCGGCTCACCGAGGCGTTGGGGGACCCCGCACTGGGCGGGAACGTCGGAGCCGTGGTTCTCGACGCCGAGACCGGCGCCACGTTGTTCGGCAGCGGAGCCGACGGCGGCGTCACCCCGGCCTCCACCACGAAGCTGGTCACCTCGGTCGCCTCGCTGGCCTCGCTGGGGCCTGACGCCAGGTTGAGCACCCGCGTGGTCCGGGGCTCCTCGCCGGGTTCGATCGTCCTGGTCGGCGGCGGCGACCCCACCCTGACGGCCCGCAAGCCGTCCGCGGTCCCCGCCTACCCCCAGCCGGCCTCGCTCGCCTCCCTCGCCCTGCGTACGGCCAGGGCCCTGAAGGCGGCCGGGACCACCAAGGTGACGGTGGCCTACGACGACGGTCTCTACACCGGGCCGACCATCTCCCGGACGTGGAAGCCCAACTACGTGCCCGACGGCGAGGCAGCCCCCGTCACGGCGCTCATGGTCGACGAGGGCAGGGTCGCCCCGGGCATCCGCCAGCGGGTCGCCGACCCCTCCCGCGCGGCGCACGGCGCGTTCGTCTCGATGCTGTCGAAGCAGGGCATCGCGGTCTCCAGATCCGCCCGCCGGGTCAAGGCCCCGGCCGGCGCCCAGGAGATCGCCCGCGTCGACTCCGCCCCGGTCTACGCGCTGGTCGAGCGGGCGCTGACGCTGAGCGACAACGACCTGTCGGAGGCCCTGGCCAGGCAGGTGGCGATCAAGGAGGGCAGGCCCGCCTCCTTCGACGGAGCGGCGGCGGCCGTCCACCAGGTGCTGACCCGACTGAAGGCGGCCGAGGGCGTGCGGGTCTTCGACGGCAGCGGGCTGTCGCCCCGGAACCGCATCACCCCCATGGGCCTGGCCCGTCTGATCGCGGTGGCGGCCTCCCCGGCGAATCCCCGCCTGCACCCGATCGTCAGCGGCATGCCCATCGCCGGGTTCAGCGGCACCCTCGGTCACCGGTTCGGCAGGATCCACTCTGCCTACGGGCTGATCCGCGCCAAGACCGGCACCCTCAACGGGGTCAGCACACTGGCGGGTATGACCACCACCAGGGCCGGCCGGCTGGTGACTTTCGCCTTCATGGCGGACGACATCCCCGCGGGCAGGAACGCCGAGGCGGCCCTCGACAGACTCGCCGCCACGGTGGCCGCGAGCTGA
- a CDS encoding type II toxin-antitoxin system VapC family toxin, translating into MADAYIVDTGVFLRWFVDQPGFEHAREVQEAFLDDLVELETADFARIEVAGVLRKKGFLTGRLTAEEFAMAVRVIDDLGVTVHPIGADHLERAAGLAVRLTLRMYDAVFAQLALDRGVPLLTTDAKLCHAVEGVVKTELLRGVGGI; encoded by the coding sequence GTGGCTGACGCCTACATCGTTGACACCGGCGTCTTCCTTCGCTGGTTCGTCGATCAGCCCGGGTTCGAGCATGCCCGCGAGGTTCAGGAGGCATTCCTGGACGATCTCGTCGAGTTGGAGACAGCGGACTTCGCCCGGATCGAGGTGGCCGGAGTGCTGCGGAAGAAGGGGTTTCTGACGGGCCGCCTGACGGCGGAGGAGTTCGCGATGGCGGTACGCGTTATCGACGATCTCGGTGTGACGGTTCATCCGATCGGTGCCGACCATCTGGAGCGGGCTGCCGGTCTGGCCGTACGGCTGACGTTGCGCATGTATGACGCCGTCTTCGCCCAGCTGGCACTTGACCGGGGAGTTCCCCTGCTCACGACGGATGCCAAGCTCTGTCACGCGGTCGAAGGCGTGGTGAAGACCGAACTGCTCCGAGGCGTGGGAGGGATCTGA
- a CDS encoding RNA polymerase sigma factor produces MNDSVLVEALRAREAGALTALYDLHAEGLYRYCWFMLGGPDGAQVALRDTLIAAEAHVHALADPGRLAAWLYALARGECVRRRPAAAPAPASVAGPVPAENGDAGLRVMARNATGSLSPGEREVLELVSRHGLSVADLAAVLGVSARRAGAMYGSARDRLRDLVTVEVLARKGPHDCASRARLPAGFTGELTPGTRERMIRHVSRCDTCAPHRAGQVSAAKVFDLLPGVALPETLRVRVMSGFADPELVPYRQYVARRTGLLDAAGFPVERVRGHRRRSRAAIAAAAAVAAVAAMALISLQAAMTSGGPPAGTAPGASPATGGLPGIRPPRSPEPRDTPTAPESRYEGSSAYPIGPAPLIGSIGPALPVAVTRPEPMPDRRVPGPVPAPTSTGGPPDRPGGPTAGPAGPSWPQEPAPVLSGPPRPGAWERPAAPRLGTWERPGPPRGHQGIRPPRRCRPTPGPPPAAPRPVPTPAVPSPARPTPPSTTARPAPTAPKPPRPAPTTAKPAPTAPRPAPTTAKPAPTAPRPAPTTAKPAPTAPRPAPTTAKPAPTAPKPAPATAKPVPTTAKPAPAPPRPVPADRPTGGPPAVPAASPARPVDPPASTERPAAESAGPPSGAPSGAGAEA; encoded by the coding sequence ATGAATGACAGCGTTCTGGTCGAAGCCCTCCGCGCGCGGGAGGCGGGTGCCCTCACCGCGCTCTACGACCTGCATGCCGAGGGCCTCTACAGATACTGCTGGTTCATGCTGGGCGGCCCCGACGGCGCGCAGGTGGCGCTCCGCGACACCCTGATCGCGGCCGAGGCCCACGTCCACGCGCTCGCCGACCCCGGCCGGCTGGCGGCGTGGCTGTACGCACTCGCTCGGGGGGAGTGCGTACGGCGGCGCCCGGCGGCCGCGCCGGCACCGGCCTCGGTGGCGGGCCCGGTGCCCGCCGAGAACGGCGACGCGGGCCTGCGGGTCATGGCCCGGAACGCCACCGGGAGCCTGTCGCCCGGCGAGCGCGAGGTCCTTGAGCTGGTCTCCCGGCACGGCCTGTCCGTCGCCGACCTCGCCGCGGTGCTGGGCGTCTCGGCCAGGCGCGCCGGCGCGATGTACGGATCGGCGCGGGACCGGCTGCGCGACCTGGTCACCGTGGAGGTCCTCGCCCGCAAGGGGCCGCACGACTGCGCGAGCCGGGCACGGCTGCCGGCCGGTTTCACGGGCGAGCTCACGCCCGGCACGCGTGAGCGGATGATCCGCCACGTGAGCCGCTGCGACACCTGCGCGCCCCACCGGGCCGGGCAGGTCTCGGCGGCGAAGGTCTTCGACCTGCTGCCCGGCGTCGCGCTGCCGGAGACGCTGCGCGTGCGGGTGATGAGCGGCTTCGCCGACCCCGAGCTCGTCCCCTACCGGCAGTACGTCGCCCGCAGGACGGGACTCCTGGACGCCGCCGGGTTTCCCGTCGAGAGGGTTCGCGGGCACCGCCGCAGGTCTCGTGCGGCGATCGCTGCGGCGGCCGCGGTCGCGGCGGTGGCCGCGATGGCTCTGATCTCCCTCCAGGCCGCCATGACGTCCGGCGGGCCGCCCGCCGGCACCGCGCCGGGCGCGTCGCCGGCGACCGGCGGGCTGCCGGGCATCCGCCCGCCGCGGAGTCCGGAGCCGCGGGACACCCCGACGGCTCCGGAGTCCCGCTACGAGGGGTCCTCCGCCTATCCGATCGGGCCGGCCCCGCTGATCGGCTCCATCGGGCCGGCCCTGCCGGTCGCCGTCACCAGGCCCGAGCCCATGCCTGACCGGCGCGTTCCGGGACCCGTCCCGGCGCCCACGTCGACCGGCGGGCCGCCGGACCGGCCCGGTGGACCGACGGCGGGTCCCGCGGGGCCCTCCTGGCCCCAGGAGCCCGCGCCGGTGCTCTCTGGTCCTCCCCGGCCGGGAGCGTGGGAAAGGCCTGCTGCTCCCCGGCTGGGAACGTGGGAAAGGCCCGGTCCGCCACGCGGCCACCAGGGGATCAGGCCGCCCCGCCGCTGCCGTCCCACCCCGGGGCCGCCCCCCGCGGCTCCCCGGCCCGTGCCCACCCCCGCCGTGCCGAGCCCGGCCAGGCCCACGCCGCCTTCCACGACCGCCAGGCCTGCTCCCACGGCCCCGAAGCCTCCCAGGCCCGCTCCCACGACCGCCAAGCCTGCCCCTACGGCCCCCAGGCCCGCTCCCACGACCGCCAAGCCTGCCCCTACGGCCCCCAGGCCCGCTCCCACGACCGCCAAGCCTGCCCCTACGGCCCCCAGGCCCGCTCCCACGACCGCCAAGCCTGCTCCCACGGCCCCGAAACCTGCCCCTGCGACCGCCAAACCTGTTCCCACGACCGCCAAGCCTGCTCCCGCGCCTCCGCGGCCGGTCCCCGCGGACCGGCCCACCGGGGGGCCGCCCGCCGTGCCCGCCGCTTCCCCTGCCCGGCCCGTCGACCCGCCCGCGTCAACGGAGAGGCCGGCGGCCGAGTCCGCCGGGCCGCCGTCCGGCGCGCCCTCGGGGGCAGGGGCGGAGGCGTGA
- a CDS encoding NlpC/P60 family protein, translating to MQSVERCCRAGAVVAGLACCLITCTAVPAVAMRDRVGPSAEEVARARSKAGERSKQLGETTVLLTKARAELGELSGRARKLTEIYEAERAKAARAEELLREARERAGAVWAERGHEAAAVIPVRGDGGTLWNNPAQGGGAAAVPAQAGGAVMIPRQGDGGMVAVPAQEAATALKTRPETAETDVIRAEAAEEAVQAGSTEKGPVQTGHTEKEPVQARSTEPGAVRGEATEREPAQMGSTEREPVQARSTEREPVQAGAAETGAAKTGAAETGAVGAGNVQVRAAETGSAETGSARGEAVEAEAACDERREAAERAAGAKKAAEEAVARQVAETRRIEADRARLDKQVKAETIAADRLAGKRVAVLKWTRVAKQRARQGNRQSAAVARKRARFVAARGTVPTWPLNTTWQSARGDIAADWALTQLDKPYLWAATGPRSYDCSGLTMQAWARAGVRLDHWTGTQWTSGRHVQLSQVRRGDLLFFGRITRNPGDISHVGIYIGRGLMVHAPQTGDVVRVAPIWRRDLVGATRPD from the coding sequence ATGCAGTCTGTCGAGAGGTGCTGTCGCGCCGGTGCGGTGGTGGCGGGCCTGGCCTGCTGCCTGATCACGTGCACGGCCGTCCCGGCCGTCGCCATGCGGGACAGGGTGGGGCCATCCGCCGAGGAGGTCGCCAGGGCCCGGTCCAAGGCCGGTGAACGGAGTAAACAGCTCGGCGAGACCACAGTCCTGCTCACCAAGGCCCGGGCGGAGCTCGGCGAGCTGAGCGGCCGGGCCAGGAAGCTGACCGAGATCTACGAGGCCGAGCGCGCCAAGGCGGCCCGGGCCGAGGAGCTCCTCCGGGAGGCGAGGGAGCGGGCCGGGGCCGTCTGGGCGGAGCGGGGCCATGAGGCGGCGGCTGTGATCCCTGTCCGGGGAGACGGCGGGACGCTCTGGAACAACCCTGCCCAGGGAGGTGGGGCGGCCGCGGTCCCCGCTCAGGCGGGTGGAGCGGTCATGATCCCTCGCCAGGGTGATGGCGGGATGGTCGCGGTCCCCGCTCAGGAGGCCGCGACCGCCCTCAAGACCCGGCCGGAGACCGCTGAGACGGATGTCATCCGGGCGGAGGCCGCCGAGGAGGCCGTCCAGGCGGGGAGCACCGAGAAGGGGCCCGTCCAGACGGGGCACACCGAGAAGGAGCCCGTCCAGGCGCGGAGCACCGAGCCGGGGGCCGTCCGGGGGGAGGCCACCGAGAGGGAGCCCGCCCAGATGGGGAGCACTGAGAGGGAGCCTGTCCAGGCGAGGAGCACCGAGAGGGAGCCCGTCCAGGCGGGGGCCGCTGAGACGGGGGCCGCCAAGACGGGGGCCGCCGAGACGGGGGCCGTCGGAGCGGGGAATGTCCAGGTACGGGCTGCCGAGACGGGGAGCGCCGAGACGGGGAGTGCCCGGGGGGAGGCCGTTGAGGCGGAGGCCGCCTGCGATGAGCGGCGGGAGGCGGCGGAACGGGCGGCCGGGGCGAAGAAGGCCGCCGAGGAGGCCGTGGCCAGGCAGGTCGCCGAGACCCGGCGGATCGAGGCCGACAGGGCGCGGCTGGACAAGCAGGTGAAGGCGGAGACGATCGCCGCCGACCGGCTCGCCGGCAAGCGGGTGGCCGTACTCAAGTGGACCAGGGTCGCGAAGCAGCGCGCCCGGCAGGGCAATCGCCAGAGCGCGGCGGTGGCACGGAAGAGGGCGCGGTTCGTGGCGGCCAGAGGGACGGTGCCGACCTGGCCGCTGAACACGACCTGGCAGTCCGCGCGGGGCGACATCGCCGCCGACTGGGCGCTCACCCAGCTCGACAAGCCCTACCTGTGGGCGGCCACGGGGCCCCGCAGCTACGACTGCTCAGGCCTGACCATGCAGGCGTGGGCGCGGGCCGGGGTCAGGCTCGACCACTGGACGGGCACCCAGTGGACCTCGGGGCGGCACGTCCAGCTCAGCCAGGTCCGCCGGGGCGACCTGCTGTTCTTCGGGCGGATCACCCGCAATCCAGGCGACATCTCCCATGTGGGGATCTACATCGGCAGGGGGCTGATGGTGCACGCCCCGCAGACCGGGGACGTGGTTCGGGTCGCGCCGATATGGCGCAGGGACCTCGTCGGCGCGACCCGTCCGGACTGA
- a CDS encoding zinc-dependent metalloprotease, with the protein MQVIDWDLAVATGTRLVRPGPQVSREEARQAVAELRQLSREAEGHVREFTRIDTETAPQPATIVDRSGWIKANVEGFRVVLEPLTERMAARRDQTPAIVSAVGSRITGVEVGAVLAFLASRVLGQYELFLPPDPSGREAIGRLTLVAPNIVHAEQELGVHPRDFRLWVCLHEETHRVQFTGVPWLREYIRSQMTEFLLASDMDLPTLLERLRSAADAVADAVRGGEGNLIDAIQTPEQKEILDRLTAVMTLVEGHGDYVMDAVGPSVVPSVADIRAKFHHRREGGSRLDRTVRKLLGVDLKMKQYAQGSGFVRTVVDQVGMDGFNKVWTSAETLPTQEEIAHPDRWIARVIGTPALPVAGADGVTDLRRTGTDDGDAARPETRIEGENETGDEADGTTG; encoded by the coding sequence ATGCAGGTGATCGACTGGGACCTTGCCGTAGCGACCGGAACGCGCCTGGTGCGCCCCGGGCCGCAAGTGAGCCGAGAGGAGGCCCGGCAGGCGGTCGCGGAGCTGCGACAGCTATCCCGTGAGGCCGAAGGGCACGTCCGGGAGTTCACCCGGATCGACACCGAGACCGCGCCGCAACCGGCCACGATCGTCGACCGGTCCGGCTGGATCAAGGCCAACGTCGAGGGCTTCCGGGTGGTCCTGGAGCCGCTGACCGAGCGGATGGCCGCGCGCAGGGACCAGACGCCGGCGATCGTGAGCGCGGTGGGCTCGCGCATCACCGGGGTCGAGGTCGGCGCGGTGCTGGCCTTCCTCGCCTCCCGCGTTCTCGGGCAGTACGAACTGTTCCTCCCGCCCGACCCCTCGGGCCGGGAGGCCATCGGCCGGCTCACCCTGGTCGCGCCCAACATCGTGCACGCCGAGCAGGAGCTCGGCGTCCACCCCCGCGACTTCCGTCTCTGGGTCTGCCTGCACGAGGAGACCCACCGGGTGCAGTTCACCGGTGTCCCCTGGCTGCGGGAGTACATCCGCTCCCAGATGACCGAGTTCCTGCTCGCCTCCGACATGGACCTGCCCACCCTCCTGGAGCGGCTCCGCTCGGCCGCCGACGCGGTCGCCGACGCCGTCCGGGGCGGCGAGGGCAACCTGATCGACGCGATCCAGACCCCCGAGCAGAAGGAGATCCTCGACCGGCTCACCGCGGTGATGACCCTGGTCGAGGGCCACGGCGACTACGTCATGGACGCGGTCGGCCCCTCGGTGGTCCCCTCGGTCGCCGACATCCGGGCCAAGTTCCACCACCGCCGTGAGGGAGGGTCCCGCCTCGACCGGACGGTCCGCAAGCTGCTCGGCGTCGACCTCAAGATGAAGCAGTACGCCCAGGGCTCCGGCTTCGTCCGCACCGTCGTCGACCAGGTGGGCATGGACGGCTTCAACAAGGTCTGGACCTCCGCGGAGACCCTCCCGACCCAGGAGGAGATCGCCCACCCCGACCGCTGGATCGCCAGGGTGATCGGCACCCCGGCCCTTCCCGTCGCCGGGGCCGACGGTGTCACGGATCTCCGGAGAACCGGGACCGACGACGGTGACGCCGCCCGTCCCGAGACCAGGATCGAAGGGGAGAACGAGACCGGGGACGAGGCCGACGGCACCACGGGCTGA
- a CDS encoding alkaline phosphatase family protein produces MSRSSRPWRRALTASPALALLLASGCGHAPGAPGAPALPRPSVAVVSTPSSTPYMSMTLVPTPVPSPPPVPPQPKVLVVGLDGVRRDRLLAARAVHFRQLMRAGTFLTGQLEVLKKVRSSSGPGWSTVLTGVAPGKHGVHNNSFEGRQFTKYPDFLTRLERIRPSLHTAAVTGWRYLMDIGAVGALVDWHATSHLKPYKIGDKDAFIIDRMTDLLRTSQVDIAFMHLEVTDAVAHRSGVLGPAYRRAIETVDGYLGRLFGAIRARRTFAAERWTIIVTTDHGHRDEGGHGGVSPKERSIFVLAAGPGIAQGVRSGGARQVDVAATVFAQLGIPLPGSLDGRSISAVRGEK; encoded by the coding sequence GTGAGCCGCAGTTCCCGGCCGTGGCGGAGGGCCCTGACGGCCTCGCCGGCCCTGGCCCTGCTCCTGGCGTCGGGCTGCGGCCACGCCCCGGGGGCGCCGGGCGCCCCGGCGCTGCCGCGGCCCAGTGTCGCGGTGGTGTCCACTCCCTCGTCGACCCCCTACATGTCGATGACGCTCGTCCCGACGCCGGTGCCGAGCCCGCCCCCGGTCCCGCCGCAGCCGAAGGTGCTGGTCGTCGGGCTGGACGGGGTGCGCCGCGACCGGCTTCTCGCCGCGAGGGCGGTGCACTTCCGGCAGCTCATGCGGGCGGGGACCTTCCTCACCGGCCAGTTGGAGGTGCTGAAGAAGGTCCGCTCCAGCAGCGGTCCGGGATGGTCGACCGTGCTGACCGGGGTGGCGCCGGGGAAGCACGGCGTGCACAACAACTCCTTTGAAGGCCGTCAGTTCACGAAATATCCGGACTTTCTCACGCGGCTGGAGAGGATCCGGCCGAGCCTGCACACCGCGGCCGTGACCGGCTGGCGCTACCTGATGGACATCGGGGCGGTCGGCGCCCTGGTCGACTGGCACGCCACCAGCCATCTCAAGCCATACAAGATCGGCGACAAGGACGCCTTCATCATCGACAGGATGACCGACCTCCTCCGCACCAGCCAGGTCGACATCGCGTTCATGCACCTTGAGGTCACCGACGCGGTCGCCCACCGGTCGGGAGTGCTCGGCCCCGCCTACCGCCGGGCGATCGAGACGGTGGACGGCTACCTCGGCCGGCTGTTCGGCGCCATCCGCGCCAGGCGCACCTTCGCCGCGGAGAGATGGACGATCATCGTCACCACCGATCACGGCCACCGGGACGAGGGGGGCCACGGGGGCGTCTCCCCGAAGGAGCGGAGCATCTTCGTGCTCGCCGCCGGGCCGGGGATCGCCCAGGGAGTGCGGAGCGGGGGAGCCCGCCAGGTGGATGTGGCGGCCACTGTCTTCGCCCAGCTCGGTATCCCTCTCCCCGGAAGTCTCGACGGGAGATCGATCAGCGCGGTCCGGGGTGAGAAATAA
- the tilS gene encoding tRNA lysidine(34) synthetase TilS encodes MGPPPAVADVRRAVRHALDDLEPGDLVLVACSGGADSLALAAGLGFVAPRAGLSAGLLTVDHGLQEGSPDRAAGVVRLAPAFGLDPAEALSVSVGTSGGPEAAAREARYAALSEAAVRLGAAAVLLGHTRDDQAETVLLRLARGSGTRSLAGMPARAGLYRRPLLELGRRTTVAACAALGLSPWDDPHNLDPRYTRVRVRERLLPAFEDELGPGVAEALARTADLCRDDADALDGWADAVYARAVVSDSALSDIGAVTVAVPEVEDVPAAVRRRVLRRAAIEAGAPPGTLAAFHILQVDRLVTDWRGQRRVEVPGGVGAVRRYGTLIFARQPASPVS; translated from the coding sequence ATGGGTCCGCCTCCCGCCGTCGCCGACGTCCGCCGTGCCGTACGGCATGCCCTGGACGACCTGGAGCCAGGCGATCTCGTGCTGGTCGCGTGCAGCGGCGGCGCCGACTCCCTGGCGCTCGCGGCCGGGCTGGGGTTCGTGGCGCCCCGCGCCGGGCTCAGTGCCGGGCTGCTGACCGTCGACCACGGTCTGCAGGAGGGCTCCCCGGACCGGGCCGCCGGCGTCGTACGGCTCGCGCCCGCCTTCGGGCTCGACCCCGCCGAGGCGCTGAGCGTCTCGGTCGGCACCTCGGGAGGGCCCGAGGCGGCCGCGAGGGAGGCGAGGTACGCCGCGCTGTCGGAGGCCGCGGTGCGGCTCGGGGCGGCGGCCGTGCTTCTCGGGCACACCAGGGACGACCAGGCCGAGACCGTCCTGCTCCGGCTGGCCCGGGGGAGCGGGACGCGGTCGCTGGCGGGGATGCCGGCGCGGGCGGGGCTCTACCGGCGTCCGCTGCTGGAGCTCGGCCGGCGGACGACCGTGGCGGCCTGCGCGGCGCTCGGGCTGTCGCCGTGGGACGACCCGCACAACCTCGATCCCCGCTACACCCGGGTCCGGGTCCGCGAGCGGCTGCTGCCCGCCTTCGAGGACGAGCTGGGCCCGGGGGTCGCCGAGGCGCTCGCCCGGACCGCCGACCTGTGCCGGGACGACGCCGACGCGCTCGACGGCTGGGCCGACGCGGTCTACGCGCGGGCGGTCGTCTCCGATTCCGCTCTAAGCGATATCGGAGCGGTGACGGTGGCCGTACCGGAGGTGGAGGACGTGCCGGCCGCGGTGCGGCGGCGGGTGTTGCGCCGGGCGGCGATCGAGGCCGGAGCCCCGCCGGGCACGCTCGCCGCGTTTCACATCCTCCAGGTGGACCGTCTGGTCACCGACTGGCGGGGCCAGCGGCGCGTGGAGGTCCCCGGGGGGGTGGGAGCGGTCCGGCGGTATGGCACCCTGATATTCGCCAGACAGCCAGCAAGCCCCGTCTCGTAA